The sequence below is a genomic window from Aspergillus nidulans FGSC A4 chromosome V.
GCACTTTTCAATTTCGGTCGTTCGGTCCATTCGTCATTCGGGAATCGCCTCAGAGATGGCAGAGCTAGGCTTGACTTTCTACACGCGGAGAACCGCGAGCTGTGGCTTGTTGGTTGGAGGTACATTGCCAACCTCGGAATGAAGGGGACTTGGAGAACTGCATATGAATGGGCGAAGCTGCTACTGAGCCTGGATCTGAAAGACCCTTATTGCATTAAACTCATGATCGACAATTTAGCGCTTCGTGGCAGAGAGTGGTCACACTTCATCGATCTCTGTACACAGACCAGGTTATCGCAAGAGTGGAAATACCTGCCAAACATCCAGTGCTCTTTAGCTTTAGCATACCTGCGACTGAACAAACAAAAGGAGTGTCGACAGCAGATGCGTGTGGCAATGTCCCGCTATCCATGGGTCTTCTGCAAGCTGGCCCAGGAACTCGACATCCAGCCAATTCCGAAGCGAATCTGGGGTAAGCTTCCTCCTACTGATGGGCACGAGCTGTTCACCGAACTCTACATTGTGCGTACCAAAGACCTTTGGAACACTCCAGAGGTAATCTCTCTTCTGGTCGAGGTAGCGGACACGCTATCAGAGGGAGATGAGCCGATTGAACCACCAGAAATTACTTTGGACATTGCGCGCCATGTTGTTCTTTCGGATGTTCCACGCGTTACAACGCATTTACCGACTCGTTTCGTCTCCGGGCGTATCTCAGCTTCTGATCCTCTACCACCTTACGAATCGGAAGCATTCCGACAGCAGTCGGATCCCACGCCGTCCTATCTGTCTCGAGTTCCCGAGGCCGAGAGGCCTGGCTGGATTCGTAACCTTATGGAGCAGCTGAACCACGGCGTGATCCCCTTTCCTCGATTTCGGGccggtgatgaagaggaccaTGGAGATAATGAGCCGGTCGAAAATCATGTGCTACCCGTCTCGGGCCCTGAAGAGCAGGTAGTGCTCGAACAATGGCTTCTCGGCGATGGTCTGCAGACTCTTGAGGCGTTCATTCGCCAGCATGGCGTCGATCGAGGTAactgggatgaagaaatcgatTATTCCCCCTTACACGAATATGTTGATACGCTATTTGAAATCGTACCGGACTCGGCCCGACAGGCGCTGCTTGATGGTGCGATCCGAGAAGCTGCGGGTCCCATAGTTGTGAGTcttctgcaggatgagatggagcTTACACggctggagttggaggaacAGCAACGTGATGGACAATGATACCCCCCTTCCCCTGCCGCTAAGAAGGTTAATGTAAAAATACAACCTTTTATGATTTGTATGAATATTTAACTTTGTACGTGGAATTATTGGCATTCTGTAGCACCTGCAGCTGCAATCACGCAAGATTGCCGCGAAGCTTATTGGCCGGTTAAATTCCAGTTTGAGACCGTCCTATGAGGTCATTCCTTTATGTGCTCAATTGTACTACAATGCATATATGGCTCAAGAGCCTCAGTTACTGTGAAAATTGCAGCAAAACTGCTCATAACTTTTCAGAAGTTGCACTGGAGAACAAACTTAGATACAGGTCTTCGAACAGCAGCTTAGTCAAAGGCTCAGTGGATCCACCCCGCAATTAGCCGTTGGCGACAGCCTCAAGATCTGCTCAAGTTTCAAATGTTGGAAATCTCTGCGCGGCGCTCTCGCACCAGCTATTATCTCATGCGACCTTTTCAATACTCATATAATTGAGTGTCTACCCTCCAATTATGGCCGGGGAATTCGTTCCGTTGACTCCACGAGAAGCTGCATCAGGCCTTCTCGGTTCCATCTCCTTAACCTGCTGGATTTTTCTCTTAGTATGTGCAGTGTCCTGTTTTATCTCAGATATACTCATCGGTCACCTACGAGACCAAGAATCAAATAATGACTAACTCCATCATAAGGTCCCCCAACTAATTGAAAACTACCGCAACGGCAATGCCGAAGCCAtctcgctcctcttcctcttcgtctggtTCGTCGGCGACATTACGAACCTCGCCGGTAGCGCCTGGGCGGGTCTTGTCCCCGTCGTCGTCGCAATCGCCGTCTACTTCTGTATCGCCGATGGTGTCCTAATCGGCCAGTGCCTTTATTACCGCGCTCGGAACTCGCGCGGCGCCGCCGCGCACCTTCGCGAATCATCGTCCGCTACACCCGAGCCAACGACGCCACtgcttggaagaagataCAGCGATGCGCTGCGTGAAGGTGATGGCAGTCGGCGGCGGAGGGACTCGCGGCCATCGTACAGCGCTGTGAATGGCTCTCAGCAAGCGCAATTGCCGGATGATACGCTTGCGAAGCTGGTTGAGGAGAATAGGATCGGGCAGGGGGCTTTCGTCAAAAATTCTAGCAGTGTCCTGGCTATTTGTGTCATTGGAATGGTTGGGTGGACGGTCGCATGGCAAACTGGGGTTTGGAGGCCTGCGCCGTTGGGAGGTACGAGTGGAGGCGTCGATATGGCGCCTGGGGCGCAGGTGCTGGGGTACATAAGTGCTGTCTGTTACCTGGGGTAAGTTTCCTGATTTCTGGATATCCTGTAGTTTCGAGGTTGTCTCGTTCAAGGTTCGTTGACAATGTGCAGGGCGCGACTACCCCAGATCTATAAAAATTACTGTGATAAGTCTTGTGAAGGTGAGTCACGCTTCCATGTTCCCTGGACTTCGACCTTCTTAACTATTCTAGGACTATCGCTATTgttcttcattctctcacTCATGGGCAACTTGACTTATGGTGCTGGGGTGAGTTTAATGCTTCTCTACAGTATGGAGCTGCCTGACTAATCCTGTGTAGATCCTCTGCCATTCCACTGAGAGGAACTACTTCTTAACGAATTTACCCTGGTTGATTGGCTCTTTGGGCACCATGGTGGAGGATGCTATTATCTTTGCGCAGTTTCGCCTATACGCGGTCCAGGATTCTGCCGCAGAATTTGCTTGACCTTATGTCACGGTTATTTGTTTAGTCATGTGGTTTATTGTTGCGGGCGCGATGTTGGAAATCGGTTTTCATGTGGCCTGGCGTCAGGGTTACAAAATTTGTCGACTTAATAGATGTATGTCTACTAGAAAATTACTTGGTCTACCCTACTTGAGCTACAAGTAATCACAGGTATGGAATCCGAGATTCCACCCATCTGATTGCAGACGGAAACCTTTTGTTCATGGTCGCATGACAGACATCGCATAAGAGCTGGGCAACTAGCTCAAAAAGAATCAAAGTAGCTGATCAACATATATCAGATAGAAAACCGTAGGCGGCCAAGTAGACCTCGCCTCCGGACTACCATACATGCTGCTGTCTGTCCATTCACCATTAAGTTCCCAACAGCCGAAATCCTAGCGTCATCCGGTCCAGTACCTCTGCCATGACGTAGTCCATCATGCGAATGCAAGCATGGCGCCCAGTCCCAAATGATGTCTTTGTCCGgatatttttcttttttgccttttcccTTTTTGATCTTCGTGCAGAGTGCGGAGTATCAGGTACGGAGAGATATGagagggttgaagaagcgaggTCGGAAAGAAGCGAGGTGACGAGAAAAACCAAAAGGAAAAATATACGGGAAGCCGAACGGAATCTTTGCGAGACGTTTAGTCGAAGAGACCGAAGCCCATGTCCTCGTCggactcctccttctctgtAACACGAAATAGTCAGTATCTGACTGGTATGGCAGCGGTTTATCAAACTGATTTTtaccttcttccttcttctcctcagcgGCGGGAGCAGCGGcatcaccaccagcagcgggggcagcaccaccagcaggggcGGCGGCACCAGCGGAACCGACGTTGGTGAGGAGGTCCTTGATGTCCTTGCCCTCAAGAGCCTTGGCGAAGATGGAAGTCCAGATGGGCTCAACTTCCTGAACCTTGGCGGCAGTCAGGAGAGTCTGGAGCTTGTCGGCCTATAAAACCCAGAACAATCAGCCCTAGATATTCACGCGCCATGTTGCGACCCTTAGGCGCAGGCCCAACTCCTCATTCAATTCGAAGCATTCTTCCACGTAATCGCTGACGGCAGTTTTTTATCctcccagcaattccattATCAACCCCGGACAAGGGGTGTAGACGAGGGAATACATACGGTGATCTCGATGCCCTCATCGGCAAGGATGAGGGAAGCGTAGGAGCAGGCGAGCTCGGCGGTAGACATGGTGTCGATGGTTGTCGTTGGACTGGACAAAGTCTCGAGAGGGATGGGGGAggagagagaggaaggacgGGAAGACCTTTTTTTTATCAACGACTggctttgaagaagtcgaacGGGGACAGCCAACAGCCAGACCCAACGCGGAAATTGTGTGTTTGGCGGCCGAGCCCTCGCTTAGGGCTGTTCCAATCGCAGTCTAGCGCCAGCGCAAGTCCCGTGACTTCTTCCGCAGCACGCTCCTCGTGACCAGTACGCTACTCCATAATAGGAAATACCGACATCATACCTAGTAGGTCAGCGCTGGGAGCGATCAATAGGTGGGCTTCTATACGTCGTAGCTAGTACCTCTGCTACAATATCTGGAGCTGGTGCAGAACCgtgtttttcttttttctcatTGATCTGTCGATCTCCAATAACTCGTCTCCCATTGATCTACACTTTTCTAGTTTGTCCCCTATACTTCCGATTCCTGCGACCGTGATGGAATCCCCCGCCATCCAAACCCCGCTTGATCCGAAAGAGCAACCGATCTTGGAATCTGTACTTCGCATTCGCGACGCGCTTTATCTGCTGAAACAAGACAAATCGTCGTATATTAGATCTCGTGATGTCCTTCCTCTTTACGAAGAGGTGACCAAGGAGATAGAAAAGCTCAATGCTGTTCGGAAAGACCAAAACCGTCGTCTGGCCCATAATCGCTGTTAGTAGCATGGACCCCCAAAGCAAATTGACCCGATTTGTGCTAATTATGTGCTTCTAATACAGTGGATTACGTATTGGATGACTGTTTTCAATTGATCTCGCTTCTATTCTTGACGGTTGGGAGGAACAATGAGGCCCCGGCAGTGTGAGTCTTGCCAGGCTACATGCAATGGATGAAACTAATACCAAAGCTACTGTCGTATGCAGATACTCCCTTGCAGCCACAGTACAAGTACGGTCTCCAAATACCGATTTTCTATTTGTCCGAAGGATGCTGACCGAGCCTGCAGCGACTTCTTGACCATCTGGAAGAAGCCGGCTTTTACAGTGCGAAAGACCTAAGCTCGATTACAACAACTCTCGCAGGAATGCGCGAAACCCTGGATCGTGGCAAAGAAGCCCACTCGCCCGCCTTGTTGACTCTCCTGGAAAGTCGCCTGGACAAGTGCCAGATCAAGCTCGAGAAATTGCAAAGTGAGCTGACCAAACTGAGCCCGGAGCTCGCTTCAACGCATGAAACCCTAGTATCTGTTCTTCGATCAACCGCAGCCGTTAATACTCGTTCGAAGGTTCGTTGCACAATCATTACTAGTCAAAAAAAAGTACTGACAGAAGTGTCGCATAAAAGTTCTCTGCCGCAGAAGTGAACGGGCTTCGGGACCAACTGAAAAGAATCGAAGATTCAATGAAAGACGGCAACTTCGTTGACGCCAACGGGAATGTACTAGATAACCAGGAAGAAGTCAAATTGCTTCTGCAACGGTGTTGGCGCTGGACTGAGATAGTGCTGGAACGGTCTGTCACCCGCTAGCCGGAGCTTTCAGTCGTCTAGCTAACCTGAGAATAGTGAGGGTAAAATTGATGAGAGATTTCGAGAACAGTATGAGCGACTACTCGATATTCGAAACCAGCTGGATCGGCTCTCTGTCACACAAGCGTGGTCTCTCCGCGAAACAGATCTGTTCGTTTACCAACGTAAACTTGACCGAATTGATGAAGCAAGGGTAAATGGCAACTTTGTCGACGCTGAGGGAAAGCCAGCAGATCTTCATGCACAGCGGGTAGGCGTCATATATCATGTTTATGTGGTTACCCGGAGCTGACTAGGGAAATTGCCTTTAGACTCTCCTCTACTTGATTCGGAGAAGCTATGCGTACATTTATGCACTTCTCATCTCCTCAGAGCCTGTCTCAGAAGCACTATTACCCGTATACAATCAGCTCCAAACACTGCGGCGCTGTCTGCTAGAGGTCAAAGAATCCGGTGGTGTATCCAACTCGCGCGAACTCTATCCATATAGTATGAAGGTAAGCACGCTCAACTTTCTCGGCACATCCAACCACCCACTAACACGAATAAGCTCAATTCAATTGACAACATGCGCGTTGACGGTAAATTCTACATTGGCAATGACATCCCCGAGGGACAAGGTGGAGTGAACGCCTTGCTTGCCGAATGCTACGACCTAGTTTGGGAATTGCGGGCCGCGGTGGCGGACGACAAGGAGTAATCGACATACCTACGCATCGGCTCACTATTCTAATGCTTTCTCTATTCCTGCTGTGtcttctgtttctcttcttccatgtATGAACGATTTGGAATTGGGAGGCTTGCTTTGATATGGTTTTGGTTTGCCAATGGCGTTTTAATTAGGTGCCATATTAATGTGAATCTGTGAACTTGCATCGTAATGATGTCCCATGCCACTGATTAGATACATGGCAATACCATAGGTAGGTGTAGTCTTTTGTAGAAGGCGATGCTATCTTCTAATGCCTTGGCGGCAGCTGAACATTTAAAGCAGCTCAATGGACACCGCCGGATAGGTATAAGACGGAAGTATCTCGCACATAATTCATTGGTCTAGACATGTAATTAACATGCTGATTGAAGTTCAAAAGAAAAATGCAGTATCGTATAGAAAAATAATAGGAAATCATGACATGAAACGGATATTACGAGAAATAGCTGCGGACGGCCGCCTGGTTCTCCGGGCTCACACCAGCAAGAATTTGTTCCGCGTTCAAGCCTGTCGCTTGCACCAAAGCCTTCGCGGAATTGGCCACTCGACCGGCGGTTTGGCCCTGGAGGGTCTCGGCATCCAGAGCTTGCACAATGTACCCGAAAACCTGGCCTGCGTTGGACATCACCGCAGGGTTTTGTCTGGTCATGTTAGttgttttctcttctcatttTGCTAAAGACAAACTTACTGGTCAATCAACTGTGCGAGGAAAGAGTATGCATATGGCGCGGCCTCTTCGTCATAGGTGATTGGTAGCGTGGAAATCCAGTTGGCCGCTATTTCTGCTGCGTTTTGTACCTTGCTGGAGTTGAAGTGCAGAATCTTGGCAATGCTTGCAGATGCGTTTTCCGTAGCAAACACGTGTTCTTCCGTCCGTGATTGGGCGAACTGCGTCACCTGGAAGAGACTCGGAAGGCAAGCGGCAACGAATTCACTCCATGGTTCCCCGCCCTTCTGCGCTGCAACTCCGACGCCATAAGCTGCGGCCTGGCGGTTAGCTGCATTTGAATCCCGCAGCCCAGCAACCAGTGGCTGAATGATGTGATCTTTGTACCGCCAGGATTCCGGTCCGCAGAACTCGAGCACATCGTCCATGATACATAGCGCCCATTGCCGCTGCGTAGGGTCCTGACTCGTGATGAACGCATCGTAAAATGGCATCAGCTGCTCCCACGCAGGGAGGAACGATGTACCTTGGTTCTTGAAGATTGTGTGGAATGCCTTGTTCATATCACTGAGGAGGTTCTGGTCATCTTCTATGGCGTACTCGTAGTCTGggttctcctcttcaccatcatCTGCTTCCGCCCTTTCTTCGGCCCGCGCCTTCACCCGCGATTGGTAGTCCTCCAGCGTAGACTTGGCAGACTGAATGAACGCCTGCAGGTGCTGTGGGCCTAGAGAATTCCTGCCAACCACCTCGACGGACTCATAGAAGCACTGATACATCTCGGCAAGCGTGTCAACAGTGGGCTCAGCACTCAGTACCTCGATAATCTTCTCTGCAACCTTAACCCACATGCCTGCAAAGCCAGCTGACTGTATTCCATGTGCCTTCTTGTACGAGTTGAGGAGCTGCGGAATCAATTTCGCCGAAGAAACTCGCACCGGgtcatggaagaagaacgcAAGCCCAGGAACGGCGATCTTGTCCATCGTCTCTAGCACATAGGGCTCGAAAGCGGCCTCCAAGATCTGCGCGTAAATCGTGATGAGTTCGATAGCGGTATTCTTATCTTCCAAGGCGCTGGTCTTAATGCCGATGATTTTACCCTTGAGCGGTACGAGCTCCCAGCCCTCGTCCTGTTCCACCTGATCGATctggtcctcgtcgtcgagcagctggatGTCAGCCTTGGCTGCAGCAACGGCTAAAAGTGGCGGCATCACGCCGGGGAGGTAAGGAACAAAGTCTTGTCCTAGAACCCGGCACATCCGACCCCAGCAGTGGAGGAGGTATTGCGATTGAGGGTCATCCGCGTCGACAATGCTCTGCTGGATGTTTCCAAGCAGCTGCACCAAATCTAGAGCATCCTGGCCCATTTTATTTTTACCGACAGCAAGAGCAATTAGAGTAGCGCATTCCATAGCCTTTGCTCGGAGCAGACGATATTCCTTGGACTGCTCTTGCTTCAGCACGTTGAAGAGTAATGGCATCAGAGTGTCATAATACTCCTCGAAGGCATTCTCTGCAGAGTCCGCGATTGTGGCGATTGTCGACAAAGCCTGCTCCTGTACATAGCGCTTGGGACTGCGAAGAAGCTGCAACAAGTTCCGCAGGAGATCTGCGAGGTAGGGTTCGAGGATATTACGCTCAGCCTCTTCACAGAAATTAACCAAAGCCGCGGCAGCGTGCGCTTGAACACGAGGTTCAGCGCTGCTAAGGACTGGAATGATGTTGCTAAGCACAACCTGGTGGTACTTCTCCTGCATCGTGCCCGCAAAATCCGTGCTCATCTGACCCAAAGCATTGCAACCCGCATAGCGGACTCGTGGGTGGGGATCTTGCAGAGCAGGAACAACGATGCGGAGGACTTGGTCCAGCTCACCTACCATTAAATCCCGGCAGCCTTCAGAGATGGCTGAGATGGCCATGAGCGCGGCATGACGGTCACGCCAGGCGGCCGAAGACATCAACTTTGGAATCCACTCGAAAGTAACCGGAAGAACAACTTGGCCTCCGAGCTTATTGGCAAGGCGA
It includes:
- a CDS encoding uncharacterized protein (transcript_id=CADANIAT00003344) translates to MESPAIQTPLDPKEQPILESVLRIRDALYLLKQDKSSYIRSRDVLPLYEEVTKEIEKLNAVRKDQNRRLAHNRLDYVLDDCFQLISLLFLTVGRNNEAPAVYSLAATVQRLLDHLEEAGFYSAKDLSSITTTLAGMRETLDRGKEAHSPALLTLLESRLDKCQIKLEKLQSELTKLSPELASTHETLVSVLRSTAAVNTRSKFSAAEVNGLRDQLKRIEDSMKDGNFVDANGNVLDNQEEVKLLLQRCWRWTEIVLEREGKIDERFREQYERLLDIRNQLDRLSVTQAWSLRETDLFVYQRKLDRIDEARVNGNFVDAEGKPADLHAQRTLLYLIRRSYAYIYALLISSEPVSEALLPVYNQLQTLRRCLLEVKESGGVSNSRELYPYSMKLNSIDNMRVDGKFYIGNDIPEGQGGVNALLAECYDLVWELRAAVADDKE
- a CDS encoding transcriptional repressor TCF25 family protein (transcript_id=CADANIAT00003341); translation: MSSRAIRKLQKLREQEQQAELQAQESSEDELIAKPSKPKPNAFDLLNAADNDDDEDEQPSEGEAPESVNQPTEEVTIPAAPDPVQKKKKKTKNKKKKNAAKQEPTNEGSADKDLDEIDRALKELAVQSQVEAGVQRTEERVDARFSRDPEDFLSIDSKQLNATNEMRKLFGNVVLENFDQPDSGSGRRRDRGRETIDLGRALTGRYSPASRGLSLAGVTQRRNILFQGKDEWPRAPSGGLGMEVAESLPNGVTVYRFVHNAAYQDVQRQFDLCVESMDPQRMIHLLQYNPYHISTLLQVSEIAKHQGDHAVSADLLERALFNFGRSVHSSFGNRLRDGRARLDFLHAENRELWLVGWRYIANLGMKGTWRTAYEWAKLLLSLDLKDPYCIKLMIDNLALRGREWSHFIDLCTQTRLSQEWKYLPNIQCSLALAYLRLNKQKECRQQMRVAMSRYPWVFCKLAQELDIQPIPKRIWGKLPPTDGHELFTELYIVRTKDLWNTPEVISLLVEVADTLSEGDEPIEPPEITLDIARHVVLSDVPRVTTHLPTRFVSGRISASDPLPPYESEAFRQQSDPTPSYLSRVPEAERPGWIRNLMEQLNHGVIPFPRFRAGDEEDHGDNEPVENHVLPVSGPEEQVVLEQWLLGDGLQTLEAFIRQHGVDRGNWDEEIDYSPLHEYVDTLFEIVPDSARQALLDGAIREAAGPIVVSLLQDEMELTRLELEEQQRDGQ
- a CDS encoding PQ loop repeat-containing G-protein coupled receptor gprJ (transcript_id=CADANIAT00003342), whose product is MAGEFVPLTPREAASGLLGSISLTCWIFLLVPQLIENYRNGNAEAISLLFLFVWFVGDITNLAGSAWAGLVPVVVAIAVYFCIADGVLIGQCLYYRARNSRGAAAHLRESSSATPEPTTPLLGRRYSDALREGDGSRRRRDSRPSYSAVNGSQQAQLPDDTLAKLVEENRIGQGAFVKNSSSVLAICVIGMVGWTVAWQTGVWRPAPLGGTSGGVDMAPGAQVLGYISAVCYLGARLPQIYKNYCDKSCEGLSLLFFILSLMGNLTYGAGILCHSTERNYFLTNLPWLIGSLGTMVEDAIIFAQFRLYAVQDSAAEFA
- a CDS encoding nuclear import receptor PSE1 (transcript_id=CADANIAT00003345) is translated as MSLLPPEVHAALSQLLRALSTPDNNIRSQAEEQLNNDWIQNRPDVLLMGLAEQLEGAEETGTRSFSAVLFRRIATKTRKDPVTNEAKELFSTLAREQRLVIRQKLVTCLTTESANDVRRKIGDAVAEIARQYTDNGDQWPELLGILFQASQSPDAGLREASFRIFSTTPSVIEKPHEDAVIGVFGKGFRDDVVAVRIAAMEAFASFFRSLPKKSQPKFFGLMPEMLNVLPPLKESSESDELSSAFLALIELAEICPKMFKGLFNNLVKFSVSVVANKELSDQVRQNALELMATFADYAPATCKKDPDFTTQMVTQCLSLMTDIGEDDDDASEWNASEDLDLEESDLNHVAGEQCMDRLANKLGGQVVLPVTFEWIPKLMSSAAWRDRHAALMAISAISEGCRDLMVGELDQVLRIVVPALQDPHPRVRYAGCNALGQMSTDFAGTMQEKYHQVVLSNIIPVLSSAEPRVQAHAAAALVNFCEEAERNILEPYLADLLRNLLQLLRSPKRYVQEQALSTIATIADSAENAFEEYYDTLMPLLFNVLKQEQSKEYRLLRAKAMECATLIALAVGKNKMGQDALDLVQLLGNIQQSIVDADDPQSQYLLHCWGRMCRVLGQDFVPYLPGVMPPLLAVAAAKADIQLLDDEDQIDQVEQDEGWELVPLKGKIIGIKTSALEDKNTAIELITIYAQILEAAFEPYVLETMDKIAVPGLAFFFHDPVRVSSAKLIPQLLNSYKKAHGIQSAGFAGMWVKVAEKIIEVLSAEPTVDTLAEMYQCFYESVEVVGRNSLGPQHLQAFIQSAKSTLEDYQSRVKARAEERAEADDGEEENPDYEYAIEDDQNLLSDMNKAFHTIFKNQGTSFLPAWEQLMPFYDAFITSQDPTQRQWALCIMDDVLEFCGPESWRYKDHIIQPLVAGLRDSNAANRQAAAYGVGVAAQKGGEPWSEFVAACLPSLFQVTQFAQSRTEEHVFATENASASIAKILHFNSSKVQNAAEIAANWISTLPITYDEEAAPYAYSFLAQLIDQQNPAVMSNAGQVFGYIVQALDAETLQGQTAGRVANSAKALVQATGLNAEQILAGVSPENQAAVRSYFS
- the rpp1 gene encoding ribosomal protein P1 (transcript_id=CADANIAT00003343), with amino-acid sequence MSTAELACSYASLILADEGIEITADKLQTLLTAAKVQEVEPIWTSIFAKALEGKDIKDLLTNVGSAGAAAPAGGAAPAAGGDAAAPAAEEKKEEEKEESDEDMGFGLFD